The Tistrella mobilis genome window below encodes:
- a CDS encoding phage tail protein, whose translation MDSPFIASIVTWMPDFAPKGWAFCQGQILSIAQNQAVFALIGTTYGGNGSTTFALPDLRSRIPVGTGNGPGLSPVYLGQAAGSETQTMTDQTLPAHTHFALPELRPALPLSTAPATAPDPTTGVLATGSVRIGSGPAAQTFPVSNFTTAQASAVLPVTMPGDLTATPTGNSQPFSIMQPYTALNFIFAMQGIYPPRS comes from the coding sequence ATGGATTCACCCTTCATCGCCAGCATCGTGACCTGGATGCCGGATTTCGCACCCAAGGGCTGGGCCTTCTGCCAGGGCCAGATCCTCTCGATCGCCCAGAATCAGGCGGTGTTCGCGCTGATCGGCACCACCTATGGCGGCAACGGCAGCACCACCTTCGCCCTGCCCGACCTGCGCAGCCGCATACCCGTCGGTACCGGCAACGGCCCGGGCCTGTCACCGGTCTATCTGGGCCAGGCGGCCGGCAGCGAAACCCAGACCATGACCGATCAGACCCTGCCGGCCCATACCCATTTCGCCCTGCCCGAGCTGCGCCCGGCCCTGCCGCTGTCGACCGCCCCGGCCACGGCGCCCGATCCGACCACCGGCGTGCTCGCCACCGGATCGGTCCGCATCGGCAGCGGCCCGGCCGCCCAGACCTTTCCGGTGTCGAATTTCACCACCGCTCAGGCCAGTGCCGTGCTGCCGGTCACCATGCCGGGGGATCTGACCGCGACCCCCACCGGCAACTCCCAGCCCTTTTCGATCATGCAGCCCTATACGGCGCTCAACTTCATCTTTGCGATGCAGGGCATCTATCCGCCGCGCAGCTGA
- a CDS encoding phage tail protein: MNPYIGLCMHWAPNFAPRNWAYCANQLMAISQNTALFSLIGTTYGGNGIQTFALPDLRGRAGLAAGRSTTGTQYVEGEVAGTDQTTLLMTNMPAHTHAVSPVTGTLPATATQADTNGPATGLAFGMAHTTFDNGGIEVSVPVNAYAAGPADVTSAVGASGGTVTFGVTGHNAQTPITQPYLGLNIIIAMYGIFPPRS; the protein is encoded by the coding sequence ATGAACCCCTATATCGGACTCTGCATGCATTGGGCGCCGAATTTCGCCCCCCGCAACTGGGCCTATTGCGCCAATCAGCTGATGGCAATCAGCCAGAACACCGCACTGTTTTCGCTGATCGGCACCACCTATGGCGGTAACGGCATCCAGACCTTCGCCCTGCCCGATCTGCGCGGCCGCGCCGGCCTGGCCGCCGGCCGCTCGACCACCGGCACCCAATATGTCGAAGGCGAAGTCGCCGGCACCGACCAGACCACCCTGCTGATGACCAATATGCCGGCCCATACCCATGCGGTCAGCCCGGTCACCGGCACCCTGCCGGCCACCGCCACCCAGGCCGATACCAACGGGCCGGCCACGGGGCTCGCCTTCGGCATGGCGCACACGACTTTCGACAACGGCGGCATTGAGGTGTCCGTCCCGGTCAACGCCTATGCAGCCGGCCCGGCCGATGTTACCTCGGCGGTGGGGGCGTCCGGCGGCACGGTCACCTTCGGGGTGACCGGCCACAACGCCCAGACCCCGATCACCCAGCCCTATCTGGGCCTGAACATCATCATCGCCATGTACGGCATTTTCCCGCCGCGCAGCTGA
- a CDS encoding phage tail protein has protein sequence MDGVYLGAVFLWAPSFAPRGYTFCNGQLLSIAQNDALFSLIGTTFGGDGQTTFALPNLIGRTPLGAGQGPGLSNYALGQTGGTETITLTGNNLAHHTHTVTAELQATIPIATTDATESEPANDVVLGNGNFVQTNAPGSPTRPANLFVAVQNPEATLPVQMNGQVAVGSSGMNVPVQIMQPYAVLQYITPLYGIYPPQG, from the coding sequence ATGGACGGAGTTTATCTGGGGGCCGTGTTCCTCTGGGCGCCGAGCTTTGCACCGCGCGGCTATACCTTCTGCAACGGCCAGTTGCTGTCGATCGCGCAGAACGACGCCCTGTTCAGCCTGATCGGTACGACCTTCGGCGGTGATGGCCAGACCACCTTTGCCCTGCCCAACCTGATCGGCCGCACGCCCCTGGGCGCGGGCCAGGGGCCCGGCCTGTCGAACTATGCCCTGGGCCAGACCGGTGGCACCGAGACCATCACGCTGACCGGCAACAATCTGGCCCATCACACCCATACCGTTACGGCAGAACTGCAGGCCACGATTCCGATCGCCACCACCGACGCGACCGAGTCCGAGCCGGCCAATGACGTCGTCCTGGGCAATGGCAATTTCGTGCAGACCAATGCGCCCGGCTCCCCCACCCGGCCCGCCAATCTGTTCGTCGCCGTGCAGAACCCGGAAGCGACCCTGCCGGTGCAGATGAACGGCCAGGTCGCCGTCGGCTCGTCGGGCATGAACGTCCCGGTCCAGATCATGCAGCCTTACGCGGTGCTGCAATACATCACCCCGCTCTACGGCATTTATCCGCCGCAGGGCTGA
- a CDS encoding phage tail protein, which produces MDTTYGGDGITGFRLPDLRGRRWVGAGQGPDTAAFTPADSGGAETLVLTADQLPAAGAQATFTTPAAGLIPGNGHTIFDDGGGDVSTTVQAYADASRADGRFLAPAIEGGLAVVPGRRRGAGAAGRALAGGHRDHPRHPLTRCPTVTPGPRGRAIPGRAPACPALPDENITVSSCAAKPSEQGAYRHRIIHVSDEIPRQTASERGASAEHFI; this is translated from the coding sequence ATCGACACAACCTATGGCGGTGACGGCATCACCGGCTTCCGCCTGCCGGATCTTCGCGGCCGACGCTGGGTCGGCGCCGGCCAGGGGCCGGACACGGCGGCCTTCACCCCCGCCGACAGCGGCGGCGCCGAGACCCTGGTGCTGACCGCCGACCAGCTGCCGGCCGCCGGCGCGCAGGCGACGTTCACCACCCCCGCCGCCGGCCTGATCCCCGGCAATGGCCACACGATTTTCGACGATGGTGGTGGAGACGTCTCGACCACGGTCCAGGCCTATGCCGATGCCAGCCGCGCCGATGGCCGTTTCCTGGCCCCGGCGATCGAGGGCGGGCTGGCGGTTGTGCCCGGCCGGCGGCGGGGTGCCGGTGCCGCTGGGCGCGCCCTGGCTGGCGGCCACCGCGATCATCCGCGCCACCCTCTGACCCGCTGCCCGACCGTCACCCCCGGCCCCCGCGGGCGCGCGATTCCTGGTCGCGCGCCCGCCTGCCCTGCTCTGCCCGACGAGAACATAACGGTTTCGTCTTGCGCCGCAAAACCATCGGAACAAGGCGCGTACAGGCACAGAATCATACACGTTTCCGATGAAATTCCGCGGCAAACGGCATCGGAGAGAGGGGCAAGCGCTGAACATTTTATTTAA
- a CDS encoding site-2 protease family protein — translation MVTSVQGSAPGGPTISFGGGAGGQQQAKPVPRLREDLKLLPGPTDLDGGPSWTILDPARGRYYSLSPQAVALLGAWDQGMPDKVLARAMAASRLPLELADVDELARFLIANNLVAGDEPGMTGSYARQRKAAKRSAFSWLLHNYLFVRVPLVRPDMWLDGLTPLGRMMFSRGAGLTLLALVGVALYLVGRQWDVFLHTFTSFLTLEGAVWFGLAMVVAKVLHEMGHALAAKRFGCRVHSMGVALLVMMPVLYTDVSDAWRLPERHRRLIIGAAGMAVELGIAAIATILWTLMPDGPARSAVFFLAAVSWFMTLLVNLNPLMRFDGYYLLSDLIGVRNLQGRGFALARWHLRETLFGLGREPPEVLPPRTRRAVLIYAYGAWIWRFFLFLGIAVLVYHAFFKVLGILLAAVEVCWFLAMPALREIGEWWKARDEMRMNRAMARSLAVLALLIGLAFVPWQGDIGLPAMLEASASPRLHPPAPARVVEVPVAAGARVTAGQPVVVLDNPDLDRKIEMIRLELDVTQRLIQRQAASAATAAEVGVLEGRLAARLAELDGLVAERARLVVRAPQDGIFRDPPADLMPGLWVSPARVLGLVVAAEGGRIEAYVRGEDLPRLHVGARGRFVTDDPARDPLPVVVTAVSETAVDALDQPALASQNGGPIATELDHERRPVPRGAVYRVWLEPDAGDAAAAPAGQTLALRGMVRIDAPAESFAASLWRRVIAVAIRESGF, via the coding sequence ATGGTCACATCCGTGCAGGGCAGCGCGCCGGGGGGGCCGACCATCTCGTTCGGGGGCGGCGCGGGCGGCCAGCAGCAGGCCAAGCCGGTGCCGCGGCTGCGCGAGGATCTGAAACTGCTGCCGGGCCCCACCGATCTGGACGGTGGCCCCAGCTGGACGATTCTGGATCCGGCGCGCGGGCGCTATTACAGCCTGTCGCCCCAGGCGGTGGCGCTGCTGGGCGCCTGGGATCAGGGGATGCCCGACAAGGTTCTGGCCCGGGCCATGGCCGCCTCTCGCCTGCCGCTGGAGCTGGCGGATGTCGACGAACTGGCCCGTTTCCTGATCGCCAACAATCTGGTGGCGGGCGACGAGCCGGGGATGACCGGCAGCTATGCCCGCCAGCGCAAGGCGGCAAAGCGCAGCGCCTTTTCCTGGCTGCTGCACAATTATCTGTTCGTGCGCGTGCCGCTGGTCCGCCCCGATATGTGGCTGGACGGGCTGACGCCGCTGGGCCGGATGATGTTTTCCAGGGGGGCGGGGCTCACCCTGCTCGCCCTGGTCGGCGTGGCGCTCTATCTGGTCGGGCGGCAATGGGATGTGTTCCTGCACACCTTCACCAGCTTCCTGACGCTTGAAGGGGCGGTGTGGTTCGGCCTGGCGATGGTCGTGGCCAAGGTGCTGCACGAGATGGGCCATGCCCTGGCCGCCAAACGCTTCGGCTGCCGGGTGCATTCCATGGGCGTCGCCCTGCTGGTGATGATGCCGGTGCTCTATACCGATGTGAGCGACGCCTGGCGGCTGCCGGAACGCCACCGGCGGCTGATCATCGGCGCCGCCGGCATGGCGGTGGAGCTGGGCATCGCCGCGATCGCCACCATTCTGTGGACGCTGATGCCCGACGGGCCGGCGCGCTCTGCCGTGTTCTTCCTGGCGGCGGTGTCGTGGTTCATGACCCTGCTGGTCAATCTGAACCCGCTGATGCGCTTCGACGGCTATTACCTGCTGTCGGATCTGATCGGCGTGCGCAACCTGCAGGGCCGCGGCTTTGCGCTGGCCCGCTGGCATCTGCGCGAAACCCTGTTCGGCCTGGGGCGCGAGCCGCCGGAAGTGCTGCCGCCGCGCACCCGGCGGGCGGTGCTGATTTATGCCTATGGTGCCTGGATCTGGCGGTTCTTCCTGTTCCTGGGCATCGCCGTGCTGGTCTATCACGCCTTCTTCAAGGTGCTGGGCATCCTGCTGGCGGCGGTGGAGGTGTGCTGGTTCCTGGCGATGCCGGCGCTGCGTGAAATCGGCGAATGGTGGAAGGCGAGGGACGAGATGCGGATGAATCGGGCCATGGCCCGCAGCCTGGCGGTGCTGGCGCTGCTGATCGGGCTCGCCTTCGTGCCCTGGCAGGGCGATATCGGCCTGCCGGCGATGCTGGAGGCATCGGCCAGCCCGCGGCTGCATCCGCCGGCGCCGGCGCGGGTGGTGGAGGTGCCCGTGGCGGCGGGGGCGCGCGTGACCGCCGGCCAGCCGGTGGTGGTGCTCGACAACCCCGATCTGGACCGGAAGATCGAGATGATCCGCCTGGAGCTGGACGTGACCCAGAGACTGATCCAGCGCCAGGCCGCCAGCGCCGCCACCGCCGCCGAGGTGGGCGTGCTGGAAGGGCGGCTGGCCGCCCGGCTGGCGGAGCTGGACGGGCTGGTGGCAGAGCGCGCCCGGCTGGTGGTGCGCGCGCCGCAGGACGGCATCTTCCGCGACCCGCCGGCCGATCTGATGCCGGGATTGTGGGTATCCCCCGCCCGGGTGCTGGGGCTGGTGGTGGCGGCAGAGGGCGGGCGGATCGAGGCCTATGTCCGGGGCGAGGATCTGCCGCGGCTGCATGTCGGCGCCCGCGGCCGCTTCGTGACCGACGACCCCGCGCGCGACCCGCTGCCGGTGGTGGTGACGGCCGTGTCCGAGACGGCGGTCGATGCCCTGGATCAGCCAGCCCTGGCCAGCCAGAATGGCGGGCCGATCGCAACCGAGCTGGACCACGAGCGCCGCCCCGTGCCGCGCGGCGCGGTCTATCGGGTGTGGCTGGAACCCGATGCCGGCGATGCAGCCGCAGCGCCCGCCGGCCAGACCCTGGCCCTGCGGGGCATGGTGCGGATCGACGCACCGGCGGAAAGCTTCGCCGCCAGCCTGTGGCGCCGGGTGATCGCCGTCGCCATCCGCGAAAGCGGCTTCTGA
- a CDS encoding efflux RND transporter periplasmic adaptor subunit translates to MNADPRPQPPKIDLQKLAAAAAKPAAPTTGAGAAGPAADPARGRSAILFSIMLSLERAARRAPDVQSLRYVIVNETRRLLPYRQAALAEGANRPKPVALSDVPGVERTAPYVTWLERVLGHLAAAHRDQVKALKAAPAPAPAAQMPAGAAPAPAPEAELLKPRLVTPADLPPELAEAWPELAAPHALLCPLPDREGQVRGWLWLARDTVFAPADQVLAAQLADAYAHAWLALAGRGAGRRRLPRPRWLVLGLMAAAVAAGFIPVPQSVLAPAEVSASTPATVASPLDGVVQAIAVQPNQRVEAGELLLTLDPTNLQAEVAVARRTLEIAEAELRRARQGAFDDRDAGAQIALLEARARLRQAELDYAEQRLARVEVRAERPGIVLFTRADDWIGRPVQTGQRIMTIADPARAEIRVELPVGEAIRLEPGAPVQLFLDARPLEPVAGRMTSLSYTAEQTPGGILAYELKARLDQPAGEALPRVGLRGTAKVYGADVPLAFYLFRRPLAALRQHTGF, encoded by the coding sequence ATGAACGCCGATCCCCGGCCGCAGCCGCCCAAGATCGATCTGCAGAAGCTGGCAGCCGCGGCGGCGAAGCCGGCAGCGCCCACGACCGGGGCCGGCGCAGCCGGGCCGGCGGCGGATCCGGCGCGCGGCCGGTCGGCGATCCTGTTCTCGATCATGCTGTCGCTGGAACGCGCCGCCCGGCGCGCACCGGATGTGCAGAGCCTGCGCTATGTGATCGTCAACGAGACCCGCCGCCTGCTGCCCTATCGCCAGGCGGCACTGGCCGAGGGGGCGAACCGCCCGAAGCCCGTCGCCCTGTCGGATGTGCCGGGGGTGGAGCGCACGGCACCCTATGTCACCTGGCTGGAACGGGTGCTGGGCCATCTGGCCGCCGCCCATCGCGACCAGGTGAAGGCGCTGAAGGCGGCGCCGGCACCGGCGCCTGCGGCACAGATGCCGGCCGGCGCCGCACCGGCCCCGGCGCCCGAGGCCGAGCTGCTGAAGCCGCGGCTGGTGACGCCCGCCGATCTGCCGCCGGAACTGGCCGAAGCCTGGCCCGAGCTGGCGGCCCCCCATGCGCTGCTCTGCCCGCTTCCCGATCGCGAGGGCCAGGTGCGCGGCTGGCTGTGGCTGGCCCGCGACACCGTTTTTGCACCCGCTGATCAGGTGCTGGCCGCCCAGCTGGCCGATGCCTATGCCCATGCCTGGCTGGCGCTGGCCGGCCGCGGTGCCGGCCGGCGGCGGCTGCCGCGGCCGCGCTGGCTGGTGCTGGGGCTGATGGCGGCCGCGGTTGCCGCCGGTTTCATTCCCGTACCGCAAAGCGTACTGGCCCCGGCCGAGGTATCGGCCAGCACCCCGGCAACCGTCGCCTCGCCGCTGGATGGGGTGGTGCAGGCGATCGCGGTGCAGCCCAATCAGCGGGTCGAGGCCGGCGAGCTGCTGCTGACGCTGGACCCGACCAATCTTCAGGCCGAGGTGGCGGTGGCCCGGCGCACGCTGGAAATCGCCGAGGCCGAACTGCGCCGCGCGCGCCAGGGCGCCTTCGACGACCGTGATGCCGGCGCCCAGATCGCCCTGCTGGAAGCCCGCGCCCGGCTGCGCCAGGCGGAGCTGGACTATGCCGAACAGCGCCTGGCCCGGGTGGAGGTGCGCGCCGAACGCCCGGGCATCGTGCTGTTCACCCGCGCCGACGACTGGATCGGCCGGCCGGTGCAGACCGGCCAGCGGATCATGACCATCGCCGACCCGGCCCGGGCCGAGATCCGCGTGGAACTGCCGGTGGGCGAGGCGATCCGGCTGGAGCCGGGCGCGCCGGTGCAGCTGTTTCTGGATGCCCGGCCGCTGGAGCCGGTGGCCGGGCGCATGACCAGCCTGAGCTATACCGCAGAACAGACCCCGGGCGGCATTCTGGCCTATGAGCTGAAGGCCCGGCTGGACCAGCCGGCGGGCGAGGCCCTGCCCAGGGTGGGCCTGCGCGGCACCGCCAAGGTCTATGGCGCGGATGTGCCGCTCGCCTTCTATCTGTTCCGCAGGCCGCTGGCGGCGCTGCGCCAGCATACCGGGTTCTAG
- a CDS encoding efflux RND transporter periplasmic adaptor subunit has product MAGSAVAAVLVTMATVAAAQTGLPPLSSGGGTSGGGESTAAPRQLPPILSAAPVPGPVKTGPDAASTEAARGVLEPAAEAVISAEIAGRIVDLPVTEGADFAKGALLARFDCTLYEAQLAQARAQAAGAKAALDNARSLAKLQSIGVLDVQLAEAKLAEASAAIRLSSATVERCRIEAPYAGRVVRRLAQPAEGVAAGDDLLAIVSDGLPRIRLIVPSTWLAWLMPDMPFDFAVDETGGTVKARVTAIGARVDQVSQTVPVLAAIQGRPTDLLPGMSGTARFDPAARPADPAAGEPVPQAKPQGSKPQ; this is encoded by the coding sequence ATGGCCGGATCCGCGGTGGCGGCGGTTCTGGTGACGATGGCAACCGTTGCGGCGGCACAGACCGGGCTGCCGCCCCTGTCCTCTGGTGGGGGCACCTCTGGTGGGGGGGAGAGCACGGCCGCCCCCCGCCAGCTGCCGCCGATCCTGTCGGCCGCACCCGTGCCGGGGCCGGTGAAGACCGGGCCGGATGCCGCGTCGACCGAAGCCGCGCGGGGTGTGCTGGAGCCGGCGGCAGAGGCGGTGATTTCGGCCGAGATCGCCGGACGGATCGTCGATCTGCCGGTGACCGAGGGCGCGGATTTTGCCAAAGGCGCCCTGCTGGCGCGGTTCGACTGCACGCTCTACGAGGCCCAGCTGGCCCAGGCTCGCGCCCAGGCGGCGGGGGCGAAGGCGGCGCTGGACAATGCCCGCAGCCTGGCGAAGCTTCAGTCGATCGGCGTGCTGGACGTGCAGCTGGCCGAGGCGAAGCTGGCCGAGGCCTCGGCCGCCATCCGGCTGAGTTCGGCCACGGTGGAACGCTGCCGGATCGAGGCGCCCTATGCCGGCCGGGTGGTGCGCCGCCTGGCACAGCCGGCCGAAGGCGTCGCCGCCGGCGACGATCTGCTGGCGATCGTCTCCGACGGGCTGCCGCGCATCCGGCTGATCGTGCCCTCCACCTGGCTGGCCTGGCTTATGCCCGACATGCCGTTCGATTTTGCGGTCGACGAGACCGGCGGCACCGTCAAGGCGCGGGTCACCGCGATCGGCGCCCGGGTCGATCAGGTGTCGCAGACCGTGCCGGTGCTGGCGGCGATCCAGGGCCGGCCCACCGATCTGCTGCCGGGCATGAGCGGGACCGCCCGTTTCGACCCTGCCGCACGGCCTGCCGATCCTGCCGCCGGCGAACCCGTGCCGCAGGCCAAACCGCAAGGGTCCAAACCGCAATGA
- a CDS encoding cytochrome c has translation MAHVTRRVRAGVAAMALALALVTLPPVAARLSAADVPAVSFTIEGRAFSLDREALLKRPDLAVIDVPDDVSYHRPMRYKAVPLAPILADHGLAPDDHLEVAALDGFVAQLPAALVLETRPDRARAWLALAPAEGATADGDWPTLPDKDADPGPFYVVWTNAAASGVTQEQWPYQVASFTATVPLLDRFPAMQVAATLPADAPERKGEQVFAVQCAACHKMNGAGPAELGPDLNLPMNPTEYFQPAALKQLIRNTKSVRSWPGSVMPAFSPDELSDADIDHIVAYLTHMAGRRAAAAK, from the coding sequence ATGGCACATGTGACGAGACGCGTGCGGGCGGGTGTCGCGGCGATGGCGCTGGCGCTGGCTCTGGTGACCCTGCCGCCGGTGGCGGCCAGGCTGAGTGCCGCCGATGTGCCGGCGGTGAGCTTCACGATCGAGGGGCGCGCGTTTTCGCTGGATCGTGAGGCCCTGCTGAAGCGGCCGGATCTGGCCGTGATCGATGTGCCGGACGATGTCTCCTATCACCGGCCGATGCGCTACAAGGCGGTGCCGCTGGCGCCGATCCTGGCGGATCACGGTCTGGCGCCCGATGATCATCTGGAGGTGGCGGCGCTGGACGGTTTCGTGGCCCAGCTGCCGGCGGCGCTGGTGCTGGAGACCCGACCCGACCGCGCCCGGGCCTGGCTGGCGCTGGCCCCGGCCGAGGGCGCCACGGCTGATGGCGATTGGCCGACGCTTCCCGACAAGGATGCCGATCCGGGGCCGTTCTATGTGGTGTGGACCAATGCCGCGGCAAGCGGGGTGACCCAGGAACAATGGCCCTATCAGGTGGCGAGCTTCACCGCCACCGTGCCGCTGCTGGACCGGTTCCCGGCGATGCAGGTAGCGGCCACGCTGCCGGCCGATGCGCCCGAACGGAAGGGCGAGCAGGTCTTCGCGGTGCAGTGTGCGGCCTGCCACAAGATGAACGGCGCCGGGCCGGCTGAACTCGGGCCCGATCTGAACCTGCCGATGAACCCGACCGAATACTTCCAGCCGGCGGCGCTGAAACAGCTGATCCGCAACACGAAATCGGTGCGCAGCTGGCCCGGATCGGTGATGCCGGCCTTCTCTCCCGACGAGTTGAGCGATGCCGACATCGACCATATCGTCGCCTATCTGACCCATATGGCCGGCCGCAGGGCCGCGGCCGCGAAGTGA
- a CDS encoding DMT family transporter, which translates to MTTTPTPPAGPEPVGTQSLAASNPSLDRLKGIGLMIVAVGQFVAMDTIAKLLSETQPVPQLVWARYGFHLLWMLPLIPVFGLRRMISTRVPGRQLARSALLISSTVFAYLAVHRLPLTQLYAVNFTAPLMVTLMSGPLLGEAIGPKRWAAVLLGLGGALIAVRPDPGNLDPGIVYAFAMALSFAVYQIITRQISPYDGPLVGLFYAALFGFTLTSIAVPFYWAPVDARTWVMMALLGLFGALGHLALISALRLAPASLISPFSYTQLIWATAVGFVIFGHLPDQWTLTGAAIVVAAGLYLAFGERLRLRRR; encoded by the coding sequence ATGACCACGACCCCCACCCCGCCCGCCGGCCCGGAGCCGGTCGGAACGCAGTCGCTCGCGGCCTCCAACCCGTCGCTCGACCGCCTGAAGGGCATCGGCCTGATGATCGTGGCGGTGGGCCAGTTCGTGGCCATGGACACCATCGCCAAGCTGCTCTCGGAAACCCAGCCGGTGCCGCAGCTGGTCTGGGCACGCTATGGCTTCCATCTGCTGTGGATGCTGCCGCTGATCCCGGTCTTCGGGCTCAGGCGGATGATCTCCACCCGCGTGCCCGGCCGTCAGCTCGCCCGCTCGGCCCTGCTGATCTCGTCCACCGTCTTCGCCTATCTGGCGGTGCACCGCCTGCCGCTCACCCAGCTCTATGCGGTGAATTTCACGGCACCGCTGATGGTCACCCTGATGTCGGGGCCGCTCCTGGGCGAAGCGATCGGCCCGAAGCGCTGGGCGGCGGTGCTGCTCGGTCTCGGCGGCGCGCTCATCGCCGTGCGCCCGGATCCGGGCAATCTCGACCCCGGCATCGTTTACGCCTTCGCCATGGCGCTCAGCTTCGCGGTCTATCAGATCATCACCCGCCAGATCTCGCCCTATGACGGGCCGCTGGTCGGGCTGTTCTATGCCGCCCTGTTCGGCTTCACGCTCACCTCGATCGCGGTGCCGTTCTACTGGGCGCCGGTCGATGCCCGCACCTGGGTGATGATGGCACTGCTCGGCCTGTTCGGCGCGCTGGGGCATCTGGCGCTCATTTCGGCGCTCCGCCTGGCTCCCGCCTCACTGATCTCGCCCTTCAGCTACACCCAGCTGATCTGGGCGACCGCGGTCGGCTTCGTGATCTTCGGCCATCTGCCCGATCAGTGGACGCTGACCGGGGCCGCGATCGTGGTCGCGGCCGGGCTCTATCTCGCTTTCGGGGAACGGCTCAGGCTCCGCCGGCGTTGA
- a CDS encoding M20/M25/M40 family metallo-hydrolase, translating into MSAPASPNTDTDTDAARLADIVDRNHETAVDFLSELVRTPSDAPPGDCTAIAEVTAGWLETLGFQVERLHVPEAAFGAAGIAAAPNLIVREEFGPGPVIVLAAHGDVPPPGHDWSVEPYAAVVRDGRMYGRGTAVAKSDIVAYALALRAIKQAGLRPGGTIELHVTWDEESGGEVGPMLILERRESRPDFAICSGTSHAVGTRQNGCLHLEVTVEGRSAHAARPESGADAIEAALRIMQAVYELRDRLAADGGPPLVIGSLAAGTNPNMVADRARFVIDRRITPDEDPEAVEAELIRLVERTGAGAGALKTHCTRLLLARPLTPVGEVARLSAAIRRAAAQELGEEIGEATSPLYSDARHYAAAGIPTVTYSAGPRDQHGAHGHRADERIDLDDLRRATRIIAAALVELLSADPATNESNPARAWP; encoded by the coding sequence GTGAGCGCGCCCGCCAGCCCCAACACAGATACCGATACCGACGCCGCCCGCCTCGCCGACATCGTCGACCGCAATCACGAGACCGCGGTCGATTTCCTTTCCGAACTGGTCCGCACCCCCTCCGACGCGCCGCCCGGCGACTGCACCGCCATCGCCGAGGTCACCGCCGGCTGGCTGGAAACGTTGGGTTTCCAGGTGGAGCGGCTGCATGTGCCCGAAGCCGCCTTCGGGGCGGCCGGTATCGCCGCCGCCCCCAATCTGATCGTGCGCGAGGAATTCGGCCCCGGCCCCGTCATCGTCCTGGCGGCCCATGGCGACGTACCGCCGCCCGGCCATGACTGGTCGGTCGAACCCTATGCCGCGGTGGTGCGTGACGGGCGGATGTACGGCCGCGGCACCGCCGTCGCCAAATCCGACATCGTCGCCTATGCCCTGGCGCTTCGGGCGATCAAACAGGCCGGCCTCCGGCCCGGCGGTACGATCGAACTGCATGTCACCTGGGACGAGGAAAGCGGCGGCGAAGTCGGCCCGATGCTGATCCTGGAGCGGCGGGAAAGCCGGCCCGATTTTGCGATCTGCTCGGGCACCTCTCATGCCGTCGGCACCCGGCAGAACGGCTGTCTGCATCTGGAGGTGACGGTGGAGGGCCGCTCCGCCCATGCCGCCCGGCCCGAGAGCGGCGCAGATGCGATCGAGGCGGCGCTGCGGATCATGCAGGCGGTCTACGAGTTGCGCGACCGGCTCGCCGCCGACGGCGGTCCGCCGCTGGTGATCGGCAGCCTTGCCGCCGGCACCAACCCCAACATGGTCGCCGACCGCGCCCGCTTCGTGATCGACCGCCGCATCACCCCCGATGAAGATCCCGAAGCGGTGGAGGCCGAGCTGATCCGCCTGGTCGAACGGACCGGCGCCGGGGCCGGTGCGCTCAAGACCCACTGCACGCGCCTGCTGCTCGCCCGCCCCCTCACCCCCGTGGGCGAGGTCGCCCGGCTGTCGGCCGCGATCCGCCGCGCCGCCGCTCAGGAGCTGGGGGAAGAGATCGGCGAGGCCACCTCCCCGCTCTATTCCGATGCCCGCCACTACGCCGCGGCCGGCATCCCGACCGTCACCTATAGCGCCGGCCCCCGCGACCAGCACGGCGCCCATGGCCACCGCGCGGACGAGCGCATCGACCTCGACGACCTGCGCCGCGCCACCCGCATCATCGCTGCTGCCCTGGTCGAACTGCTGTCGGCGGACCCGGCAACGAATGAGAGCAACCCGGCCCGGGCATGGCCATGA